TTCCGTCTACCAAAGAAAGTGGTAAGTGTGGGCCGCTGGCCAGACCCCTCCCCCTGGGGGACCCCAGAGTCATTGTTACCCCCAGACGCTCCCTCTGTTATTGTCGCGGCCTCCTCATGAGACACCTGGGCTACCCCAGCCCAGGCATTTGCCACCCCGTTGTGTTTTCCACTCCTGCTTAGTGTCAGTACTCCTGTCTTCCGCTTCTGCCGCTGGCGCCACAGCAGGAGTAGTGCCACGAGGGCAGTGACCACCAGCAGGGCCACAAGCACAGCTACCAGCAAGGTGCCATTTGTCCCCCAACCTGAATTTGGGGAGGACCTACTGCTTATGTTTGTGGAGGACGTTGGGCTGGATGTTTTTACACCAAAGATGGGGGAGCCACTGGTCCCCCTGGGGGTCTTCAGAGAGGTAGTTGCCATGGTGACAGGAAGTCCACTGGTCTCCTTGGAGGTCTTTAGAGAGCTAGTTTCCATGATGACAGGGGGTCCGCTGGTCACATTGGAGGTCTTCAGAGAGCTAATTGCAATGGTGACAGGGGGTCCACTGGTCCCATCAGAGGTCTCCAGAGAGCTAGTTGCTGTGGTGACAGGGGGTCCACTGCTCCCACTGGAGGTCTCCAGAGGGCTAGTTGCCATGGTTTCACCAGTCATAGTGTGGAATCCTGTAGATTTCATTACTGGGACAGCAGGTATACTGGTTGCATTAGAGATTTCCAGGGGCATTGATAATTTTTTGGCCGAATCTTTCTGGGAGATTATTGACTCATTTACAGGAGGGCCCCTGCTGGCAGCAATGGAAGTCCCAGGAGAGGAAGCCTCATTGGCTGTATAGGGAGTTGAGGAAGGCGGAAAGATCTTGTGCTCAGTGCTGTCATCTGTCTTAGGGACCTCGGTTGTTGCAAAATTAGATGTCATTGAGTTGAATTTTGTGGTCTCATAGATATTTGAGACCAAAGAAACAGAGGACGCTGTGGGTTCCAACCTCTGCAAAGTAACTGGGCCATCCAGAGACTCTGAGCTCATGTTTTGGGCCCAGACGCTCCcacagaggaggagaagcaggatcATTTCCAAAGCAACAGGCATGAGCAGGAGTTGGGACCTGAGGGTGGGGAAGTGGAAGAAATAGAATACAtaaggagctgggggcagggggcaggaccTAGCCaggccctcccctcctgcccactTCCCTGCCAACTGCCGGGCCGAACTCTGCGGTTCAACGGCTTTTTCCACCCTTGCTTTTACTAGTGTCAGAAATAACAACACGCTGGCAGCTCCCCCATTGAATCTATCCCATAGGCCCCCTCGGGCGTTGGCAGCCCCCGCTCCAGCAATAGCCACCCCCTCCTGGCCCGCGCTGACCCTATTCAGCCCCAATGGTTCCTCATCCTCTTTTCCCATTATCTATCAAGGTCTTCTCAAGCCAGAGGCACATTCCCAGGTCCACTGAAGCCGCTGCCCCACCAAGTCACACCACTTACCAGCTCAGTGGATAAGGGCACAGGGCTGGGACCAGGCTGCTCCAACTCCTGAAGCTGAGGCAAGACTGGTGGAGGGGCCCCAAGGGGAAAGGAAGTGGCCCTGGCTCCACCCACCCCAGCATCCTGCCCCACCCGCCCTGCTCCTACATTGCCTGTGATGAGAGAGGTATCACTCACTCTTTCAGGGTCTGAGATGATGACCGGGGCTCTGGGGTCTCAGCTGAAGCAGGTGGGGATGGTGGGCGGGGTCTGGAATGGGGATTCCCAGgtctcctctggaaaatgggatgGCAAGCCGTGAAGCTGGGATAGGGATATGTGTCAGAGCAGGGGTGGTGGAAACGCATGCTTGAGAACCAGGGGGTGCGGAGGAGGAGATGAGAGGGGAAGGTGGTTTCCTTTGCCTTTGTGGTCCCCAAGCTGTTAGGCCAGCACCCAAGGCTAACACTTCTTCTGCCCCAAGAGCTCCCAGGAAGTACCAGGGCAAGAGGAAGCCCTTGACTCTGGCTGGGGCAGTGGAAGCCTTTGCAGGCTGCGTGAAATCCCTGGTGGGCTCTTGACTTCTCAAGAAGCTTGCAGGGGGAGGTCACTACAATGGCCCCCAGTCATGGACTGCCCCACTAAATCAAGGTTGTTATTAAGCACCGTATATGCTATGATCCTATTTTTGCAGAAGACTTACAAAAATGTGGGAATCTACATGGAAGGCAGTCTGAAAAGGTATTCATTGAGGTATTAACAAGTTTCACTGGGTTGGTATGAGTAGAGAgttctttactttcttctttgggTGGTTGatgttttcttactttcctttAATTTGTAAGCTTTGACTCTCAGTATGTGTACggttttttgcctttctttttaaaaaaaaaaaatcaaaactgattTTTATGTTGTAAAAGTAATAATGCGTGGACATGATAGATGATTGAAACAGGCCAATGTCAGGGCCTGGGATTGTACCCCACTCACAAGCTAACGAGTTAGTCTGACAAAGGCGTGAGACTCCTGGGTCACAGACATAGGAATCCACTACTCATTGCTCAGCAAACAGCAGGAGCACCGTCTGCTTCAGTTCCACTTGCCCCCTTGAGTCCCACAGGGGTGACAACAGAGAGGCTTGCCGCGCAGCTGAGGAACACTGAGCTTggagaatttccttcttttcgaGTAGGTGGTAAGCAAGCTTGCTCTTTATCCTGAAGGGAGACATTACTTCATCCCTCAGCGTTACTCACTGCAAAGACAACCTTGAGAAACGGCCTGGATGTAGAGCGGCCAGGACCTTGTATTGCTGGCATATCAGCAAGACTGTGCAGGGAAGCTCGGGGCTGGGGTGGATTGCCTCTCCCACCAGGCAGCAGTGTATAAAGTGAAAAAGCTCCGTACCGACACCACCAGATAGACCCTGGTAACAgggtatatatgcatatacacatgtattttttatagtattattatacataatgttccttgcttttcttttttttactgaacagaaggaaggaaggaaggaaaacatttcaTTGTCAGACATTAGGTTGTCTCAACATTTTGCTGTTGCAAACAGAAAAGTAGGAATAATTGGCTGCAAAGTAATTGgaggttaaaaatttttttttaattaaaaagaagatcAACAAAAATGTTTGTAAGACTgcatataggacttccctggtggcgcagtggttacgaatccacctgtcaatgcaggggacatgggttcgagccctggtccgggaagatcccacatgctgcagagcaataaagcccgcgtgccacaactactgaagccggcacacctagagcccatgctccgcaacaagagaagccactgcaatgagaagcccatgcaccacaacgaagagtaggccccactctccacaagtagagaaagcccgcgtgcaacaatgaagacccaacacagccaaagataaataaataaaataaataaataaataaagagactgTATATAGATTCCCAATTtctcaacctttaaaaaaaatcactgaagcaAAACACATTGTTGACAAAATTGTCATTTCAACCAAATTGCTGCTGACAAAGTTGTACATTCCCTGGGCTCAATGTTGGGCTCCAGTTCTGGGGAGAGTGGAGAGGATGTGGACGGGTCCAGGCTCTAGCCCAGAGTGCTCAAGAAACAGTCTAACCAGCACAGAGTGTAGACCCTGGGGTAGAGGGAGAGATGATGAAAACGTGAACAAGGGGTGGTCACTGTCCTCAAGACATCCCAGAAGAACAATACTTAGAAAACTCTATAGTAGCAGTTGGCcaagtacagaaaaaaaagattctctgTGCATGATTCCAGCCATTCCTCATGgcaagcccattttacaggtgaggaagtcaaggtacagagaggttaagtaatgtgcCCTAGGCATTTAGAATGGGCCAGGCTGGAGTGCCCAGCACATTGCATTCACATAGCACTCactcttcacaacaaccctgtgagattcATATCATTACCCTAACTATACaggagaagaaactgagaaaaaacaGTTAAGAGACTTGCTGAGGCTCATACAACCAGCAATTGCTAGAGATGAGCTTCAAAACCATGTTGGTCTAAGGGATCGAGGCCAAGGATAAGGATCTCCCAGGTAGTACCACAAGCTGATACTTAATAACTATGATGTATTTAGAGACATGCTTGTGtataaataatgcaaataataGAATACTTGCTACAATAGGGGCAAGATTCAGCCTGAAGGAGTGTCTAAGAAGACTTCAGAGAAGCAATGTCTTAAAAAGCTAAAGGGTATCTGGTCGTTTCTCCTTCTCTTATAGCCTACATCTCATCTGTAAATTCTGCTGTTTCTACCTTCAAAATGGGGCCATGCTTGACAgccaaatcttggtttctaaaaacCACTCTCCTTGGAAAGGAACCAAGGCTCTTTggaaaatggctgattccagggctggagcagggaaagaacaagataaacctGAAGAGGTATCATGTTCCCTGatttcacactatactacaaagctacagtaatcaaaacagtatggtactggcataaaaacagacacacagatcaatggaacagaatagagagcccagaaacaaacccacacttatatggtaaattaatctatgacaaacgagtcaagaatatacagtagggaaaagacagcctcttcaataaatggtgttgggaaaactgtacaactacatacaaaagaaacaaactggactactttctcacaccatatacaaaagtaaactcaaaattgattaaagacttgaatgtaagacctgaaaccataaagctcctgGAATAAAACATAGgtgataagctccttgacattggtcttgacaataactttttagatttgacaccaaaagcaaaaataataagtgggactacatcaaactagaaagcttctttttttttttttttttgttaaacaaatttatttattttattgatttatttttggctgtgttgggtctttgttgctgcgcccaggctttctctagttgcggcgagcgggggctactctttattgcagtgcAAAGGCTTCTCATCGCGCTGGCTTccctcattgtggagcacgggctctaggcacgcaggcttcagtagttgcggcatgcaggctcagtagttgcagctcacgggctctagagcgcaggctcagtagttgtggtgcatgggcttagttgctccgcggcaagtgggatcttcccggaccagggatcgaacccatattccctgcattggcaggtggattctcaaccactgtgccaccagggaagcccccaaactagaaagcttctgcacaaaggaaaccatcaacaaaatgaaaaggcaacctacagaatgggagaaaatatttgcaaatcatatctgataaggaattaacatccaaaatatgtaaagagctcatacaactcaataacaacaacaaaaaaatctgatttaaaataggcagaggacccaaatatacatttttttcaaagaagacatacagatggtcaacagacacatgaaaagatgtttaacatcactaatcaaatcaaaactgcaatgaggggacttccctggtggctcagtggttaagaatccgcctgccaatgcaggggacatgggtttgatccctggcctgggaagatcccacatgccgcagagcaactaagcccatccaccacaactactgagcctgcgctcaagagcccatgagccacaactactgagcccacgtgctacaactactgaagcccacgtgcctagagccggtgctctgcaacaagagaatccactgcaatgagaagactgcgcaccacaatgaagagtagcccccacttgctgcacctagagaaagcctgtgtgcagcaacgaagacctaacccagccaaaaaaaaaagaaaagaaagaaaagatatgtgcacccctatattcattgcagcattatttacaatagccaagatatgtaagcaacctaagtgtcatacaatggaatgttactcagccataagaaaagaatgaaatcttgccattgtggcaacatggatggacctagtgggTATTacgtttagtgaaataagtcagacagagaaagacaaataacacattatttcacttatatgtggattctaaaaaacaaaacaaatgaacaaacataacaaaacagaaacagactcatagatacagagaacaaattggtagttgccagaggggtggggggtgcatgaaataggtgagggagattaagaggtacaaacttccagttacaaaaatCAAAGAgtcatggggaatatagtcaataacattgtaataactttgtatggtaacagatggtaactagacttatcatgttGATAAATTTTGtattgtatagaaatataaaatcactatgttgtgcatcTGGGactaacagtgttgtaggtcaattatacttcaataaataaataagcagggggaagaaaagaagagccTGGAACACCTCGTTGCATCAGAAAAGTAAGGcagtgctcaaagaatgatggaaatATGTCAAAGGACAAAGAACCAGCTTGAAGGAGTTCCTGATGGCTAAGGCAGGGACACTTTGAGCATCAGAATGAATAACGGCTGTGATCAACTAAAGCattgaataaaaaaagaacccatgagttcatactgattcTGAAAATGttagagagagacacagagtgaaggaggaagggagggggtggaagggaagaaggagtgTAGGGAAAGTTCTTCTACAATTGGAAACCTAACATATAATTGTAGAGGAATGTAgagtttaaaaatgaacaatttacAATCACCATAATAATAATGGATTCAGGTAAGAATGGATGTTTAAAACCATTGGGTAGGACttcgcgctcccaatgcaggaggcccgggtttgatccctggtcagggaacgagatcccgcgtgctgcaactaagacccggcgcaaccaaattaaaaacaacaacaacaacattggGTGAAATTGGAGCAGAGAGGTGTGGGGTGCATATAGGATATTTTTATAGTCTTAAAGTCTTTCCCCACACGCTGTGTATTCATCACCAAGGAAAAGTAGCAACTTTATGGTGGAGAAAACTAACAGACACCATCTTAAATCAAGTGATGAA
The sequence above is drawn from the Balaenoptera musculus isolate JJ_BM4_2016_0621 chromosome 15, mBalMus1.pri.v3, whole genome shotgun sequence genome and encodes:
- the SPN gene encoding leukosialin, with product MGKEDEEPLGLNRVSAGQEGVAIAGAGAANARGGLWDRFNGGAASVLLFLTLVKARVEKAVEPQSSARQLAGKWAGGEGLARSCPLPPAPYVFYFFHFPTLRSQLLLMPVALEMILLLLLCGSVWAQNMSSESLDGPVTLQRLEPTASSVSLVSNIYETTKFNSMTSNFATTEVPKTDDSTEHKIFPPSSTPYTANEASSPGTSIAASRGPPVNESIISQKDSAKKLSMPLEISNATSIPAVPVMKSTGFHTMTGETMATSPLETSSGSSGPPVTTATSSLETSDGTSGPPVTIAISSLKTSNVTSGPPVIMETSSLKTSKETSGLPVTMATTSLKTPRGTSGSPIFGVKTSSPTSSTNISSRSSPNSGWGTNGTLLVAVLVALLVVTALVALLLLWRQRQKRKTGVLTLSRSGKHNGVANAWAGVAQVSHEEAATITEGASGGNNDSGVPQGEGSGQRPTLTTFFGRRKSRQGSVALEELKPGPAPSLKGEEEPLVGSKDEAAETSASDGAEERDVEAP